From one Plasmodium yoelii strain 17X genome assembly, chromosome: 12 genomic stretch:
- a CDS encoding immediate early protein, whose protein sequence is MELSQEERQEAAHMLNSGNVDPSIMGDPDIGFFTNKNGLRIKTLRWLVKAPIGAVVLVHSLNSHCRFDYLKHNAIILNNDKAVLNDGDNYYVHKDSWIEELNKNGYSVYGLDLQGHGESESLNNVKTHINRFDDFSDDMLQYLNIIHDSIVNEFDKNYQENDNDSDTNKIKPRKRCTKCDLILKDEFDICCIKDEEIIKRGLRLRNPEKNQYKRPDYNIDAYKTPIPIYLVGLSMGGNIVLRVLELLSQKKYNFYNRINIKGVCSLSGMVSVNQLKKKAAWKYFYIPTVGLVSHLFPKSRFMPSLPCESFPFLNDLYAYDKIFYHKPITNKFAYKLLEAVENLNKDINKITDDVPILFIHSVNDQKCCYDDVQDFYNNLKSINKEFHVLEDMEHMITIEPGNDKIVKKIIDWISSIENEPKEKKKTKKKAKKKNKQNLRSTVKKQQATNESCASTDAGVPTDYSNGTTVQGQDVQEQDVQEQDVQEQDVQEQDVLEEDVQYQDVQEQDVQYQDVQEQDLQYQDVQEQDVQEQDVQYQDVQYQDVQEQDVQEQDVQEQDVQEQDVQEQDVQEQDVQEQDVQEQAMVDGAASEVA, encoded by the coding sequence atggagcTATCTCAAGAAGAAAGGCAAGAAGCAGCCCATATGTTAAATTCAGGTAATGTAGACCCATCAATAATGGGTGATCCTGATATTGgtttttttacaaataaaaatggtcTACGAATAAAGACATTAAGGTGGCTTGTTAAGGCACCGATAGGTGCAGTAGTTTTAGTGCACTCTTTAAATTCACATTGTCGATTTGATTATTTAAAACACAATGCtatcatattaaataatgataaagcTGTTTTAAATGATGGAGATAATTATTATGTCCATAAAGATAGCTGGATAGaagaattaaacaaaaatggATATTCTGTTTATGGTCTTGATTTACAAGGGCATGGTGAATCAGAATCTTTAAATAACGTAAAAACACACATTAATAGATTTGATGATTTTTCTGATGATATGCTTCagtatttaaatattatacatgaTTCTATTGTTAACGAATTTGATAAGAATTAtcaagaaaatgataatgatagtgatacaaataaaataaaaccaaGAAAAAGATGTACTAAATGTGATTTGATTCTAAAAGATGAATTTGACATATGCTGTATTAAAGATGAAGAAATTATAAAGAGAGGATTACGATTACGAAATCCAGAAAAAAATCAATATAAAAGACCTGATTATAATATAGATGCATATAAAACACCCATACCTATATATTTAGTTGGGTTATCAATGGGAGGAAATATAGTTTTAAGAGTATTAGAATTATtgtcacaaaaaaaatacaatttttataatcgaataaatataaaaggtGTTTGTTCATTATCTGGAATGGTATCAGTTAATcagctaaaaaaaaaagctgcatggaaatatttttatatacctACTGTTGGCTTAGTATCCCATTTATTTCCAAAATCAAGATTTATGCCAAGTTTACCATGTGAatcttttccatttttaaatgatttgTATGcttatgataaaatattttatcacaAACCTATTACTAATAAATTTGCTTATAAATTATTGGAAGCTgttgaaaatttaaataaagatataaacaAGATCACAGATGATGTGCCCATACTTTTTATTCACTCTGTTAATGATCAAAAATGTTGTTATGATGATGTTCAGGacttttataataatttgaaaTCGATCAATAAAGAATTCCATGTTTTAGAAGATATGGAACATATGATTACAATAGAACCAGGAAATGATAAAATtgtcaaaaaaattatagattGGATATCAAGTATAGAAAATGAaccaaaagaaaaaaaaaaaactaaaaaaaaagctaaaaaaaagaataagcAAAATCTCAGATCTACTGTTAAGAAGCAACAAGCTACAAATGAGTCTTGTGCATCGACAGATGCTGGTGTTCCAACCGATTACTCAAATGGCACAACCGTACAAGGTCAAGATGTGCAAGAACAAGATGTGCAAGAACAAGATGTGCAAGAACAAGATGTGCAAGAACAAGATGTGCTAGAAGAAGATGTACAATATCAAGATGTGCAAGAGCAAGATGTGCAATATCAAGATGTGCAAGAACAAGATTTGCAATATCAAGATGTGCAAGAACAAGATGTGCAAGAACAAGATGTGCAATATCAAGATGTGCAATATCAAGATGTGCAAGAGCAAGATGTGCAAGAGCAAGATGTGCAAGAGCAAGATGTACAAGAACAAGATGTACAAGAACAAGATGTACAAGAACAAGATGTGCAAGAGCAAGATGTACAAGAGCAAGCTATGGTAGACGGTGCAGCAAGCGAAGTTGCATAA
- a CDS encoding prodrug activation and resistance esterase, putative — protein MVSNQSTENDKQKSSKSNEKTKKVEKLDGKPKTDTFHNKNGLAIKTYAWEVKNPIAILFIIHGLSGNARLEYLKHNVILEGYEKAIVKDPDNFYIYKGSWVDEFNKKGISVYGLDLQGHGLSDGWENLKKHINEFDDMVYDVLQFINRVHDTLCLEKHKNDINNGDNTSSLHNNIINTKLAPFYIMGQSMGGNIVMRLLETLGKSKDIATNNNKINIKGAISLAGMISIEEVINKPSYKYFYLPFSKVLSTVFPSLRVIPQLYFKKFPFVNDIYCLDKNVCKKPITCKLGYELFKAVENLNNDINYFPKDVSLLFIHSKIDSACFFNGVQTFFNKIESDKKELFVLEDMDHVLTMEPGNELILKKVTEWILNLSSN, from the coding sequence atGGTTAGCAATCAATCAACAGAAAACGATAAACAAAAATCGAGTAAATCAAATGAGAAAACTAAAAAAGTAGAAAAATTAGACGGAAAACCTAAAACTGATACatttcataataaaaatgggtTAGCTATAAAAACATATGCATGGGAAGTAAAAAACCCAATagcaattttatttataattcatGGTTTAAGTGGAAATGCACGTTtagaatatttaaaacataATGTCATATTGGAAGGATATGAAAAAGCAATAGTAAAAGATCCAGataacttttatatatataaaggtAGTTGGGTTGAcgaatttaacaaaaaaggAATTAGCGTATATGGTTTAGATTTACAGGGTCATGGTTTATCAGATGGATgggaaaatttaaaaaaacatatcaATGAATTTGATGATATGGTATATGATGTTTTACAATTTATTAATAGAGTCCATGATACATTGTGTTtagaaaaacataaaaatgatattaataatggTGATAATACTAGCTctttacataataatattattaacacaAAATTAGCTCCATTTTATATCATGGGTCAATCAATGGGTGGAAATATAGTTATGCGTCTTTTAGAAACTTTAGGAAAATCTAAAGATATAGcaactaataataataaaataaatataaagggTGCTATATCATTAGCTGGTATGATATCAATTGAAGAAGTAATAAATAAAccatcatataaatatttttatttaccaTTTTCAAAAGTATTATCAACAGTTTTTCCTAGTTTAAGAGTTATCCcacaattatattttaaaaaatttccatttgtaaatgatatatattgcTTAGATAAAAATGTATGTAAAAAACCGATTACTTGTAAGCTTGGTTATGAATTATTTAAGGCTgttgaaaatttaaataatgatattaattattttccaaaagatgtttcattattatttattcacTCAAAAATTGATAGtgcttgtttttttaatGGGGTTCagacattttttaataaaatcgagtcagataaaaaagaattatttgttttagaAGATATGGATCATGTTTTAACTATGGAACCAGGAAATGAgctaattttaaaaaaagttacAGAATGGATATTAAATTTGTCATCCAACTAG